tatttttgaaattttttgtccaaaaaatcgattttatttGGGAATAGTAacgggttttttaaatttttttccaaaaaatttaattttttatgaatagttatagacttttgaagaaaaaaaataatttcaaattctatatttgaatttttttatttgaaatttaatttttttaaatttttaattgtcccatcactaattgttatattattagttactagaaaagtaatattattacagtaATACATTACTAACTACGTGTTACTacatgagagagagagagagagaaattgGCATAAATCAAAGGATGGAACTAAGCGAAAGGTTGTTATCTCGATGCTTCACAACTTCCCTCTTTCAACctttcaataaaagtaacacacacaataaaaatattattattattatttttttttcaacaattcatTTACATGTATAGAATGAATggaaaaacatgtaaaaacaaataaatactacAAGCATTAAATAATATCTGCGGTAACTACGTCAATTTGTGAATGGGTGTTTGAAATATCGCGCTCGATCATGAGTAATGTAGCATAGCTAGGACATTATCATCATTCAATGAGGTGCGCATGGAACTATGCAGACACGAAAATCCGGAGCGGAATGTTAAATACAActactgaataaaataaaaataaaaaaacagcgaaaaaaaaaagattagtttgtagtttcattgattttttatttatttttttgttcagtgAGAATAAAAATCTCATTAATTTGTGAGCTAAAgtctgaagaagaagaagacaacAAAGTATGAACTCTAATAAATCCGATCGTTTTCACCTATCCTTTTTAAAAGATAGAAATAACAGTAATAACCTCaacaatacaaataaatcaaCAGCTGCAAATCACAAATCCGCGGAGAGGAAAAGTATAGGAAATCCCACTAGTTTCGATGATGAGGAGTCCGATGACATGGATGAGGAGTCTGCATCGAAAACTCCATTTTATATTACTGTAGAAACTCTAGAAGGTGCTCTTGAGCAAGTACCTGTTGAAGTGGATGCCTCAAATTTTTCAGCTAACAAACCCATTCTCACTTATTTAGCGGATGTAGGTGAGATTTCTCCAcctaagaaagagaaaaatgaagTTTCGACACCCCTCAGTCTTGCCTCCAATGAGGACTTGGAGAAAGAATTGGAGAAAAGGGCAAGAGAGGTTCGTTCGGACTCCATTGTGACACCCAATCTCATTGCCTCACTCAAAAGTAACAAACGGAGGCTCGTCTCTAAAAATGGACAGTGCAATATCGAACTCAAACGTGTTCCTAAGAAAAATATGAAGctaattaaagatatttttacaacagcTGTGGACATGCGTTGGCGCTATACCCTTTTCTTCTTTGCTACGAGTTTCTTTGTCTCCTGGCTTCTATTTGCTCTGATTTGGTGGGCTATCGCCTTTGGTCATGGAGATTTAGAGTGGAAAAACTTGCCGGGTGGACCCATGCAGGCCAATGGATCCTTTATACCATGCGTTTGGGCTATTCAAGACTTTACCTCTTGCTTTCTGTTTTCTATTGAGACACAGCACACCATTGGGTAATGTAGTACTTATCATATTTATCTCTTGAATCCAGGGCTGTGAATAGGGGTGGGGGTACACCCCTTGATTAAAATCTTCAGTCAAATTTGTTGGAAAGACagcaatttttgttaaaatatgaaaatcagttcatcaaatttgtattctttttttctacttttaacaTCAAAAGAGttcacagatttttttttttttggagaggaaCAGAGCCGTAAATAGAATTTTGActgaatgtttttgtttttttaatataattttgatagttaaaattttatagcagaaaatataaaatcctcaCATACTACTATTTCAGATGTGTTTCTAACATTAATCACACCGTTCAAGACTTTCTACTCATATAAAATCCCAATCcctaatactaaaaataaacaaagtataaCCAATATAACTTTGAACCCTATTACCTAAACCTTccactctttaaaaaaaagggaatgaaattactaacTCTGAGTCAATCATATATGACAATAAGGATAAACATTTTGCATAAATGGGGAGCCAATGGCCCCTTATCGTTCCGCCACTACACTACGTTTAATAGACattgaaaatcaatattaaGGGTTACTTTTAAGTAAAGTAAAAAGGCAAATTTCGCAATATTTCCCTTTTGAGttgtttgaaaatatgtttaacaCAAATGACATTTCTAAGCGTGGAACGCTTAGcaattttaaatccagaaccaatcaatttattttacatattccGTAAAGCGCTTTGTTTCCTTGTTTTAAGAATGGACAAAACAGTATTGTAATGGGACTTCCCTTCGAATCTGAgcaaatcaaatatatcttt
The sequence above is drawn from the Lepeophtheirus salmonis chromosome 5, UVic_Lsal_1.4, whole genome shotgun sequence genome and encodes:
- the LOC121118380 gene encoding ATP-sensitive inward rectifier potassium channel 12, whose translation is MNSNKSDRFHLSFLKDRNNSNNLNNTNKSTAANHKSAERKSIGNPTSFDDEESDDMDEESASKTPFYITVETLEGALEQVPVEVDASNFSANKPILTYLADVGEISPPKKEKNEVSTPLSLASNEDLEKELEKRAREVRSDSIVTPNLIASLKSNKRRLVSKNGQCNIELKRVPKKNMKLIKDIFTTAVDMRWRYTLFFFATSFFVSWLLFALIWWAIAFGHGDLEWKNLPGGPMQANGSFIPCVWAIQDFTSCFLFSIETQHTIGYGSRSTSEECPIAIIVMCLQSIIGVVISACMAGIVFAKLARPKLRSNTILYSKNAVITMRNDELYLLFRVGNMRKSHLIEAHLRAQLVYDRSFTDEGENMHYKHEELSICTQADWNSEDRTLIIWPIIIAHKIDEESPFFSMSPKDILSSRFEIIVSLEGVVEPTGNSVQALSSYLPNEILWGYHFDNMMSYSRKRGVYIVDCAHLNALIQDDTPRISAKELKEINSSKSTPSTIKFSECNADNVSNAHV